Below is a window of bacterium HR17 DNA.
AACCTTGGCGCCGTTTATGACGAGTTAGGTGACTACCAGCGTTCTCTTAAATTCTCCCGAAAAGCGTTAGCGCTCTGGCAGCAAATCGGAGACTTGTGGTTTACATCGTGGTGTTGGAAGAACATCGGTGATGCTTATAAGCATCTGGCAGAGCGTGCCGCGGACGACCAGCGGAGCCAATATCGGTCGCAAGCGTTAGACGCCTACTTGCGTTCAGTTCAACTGATAGAGCGCATTCACCGACGATCAGGTGCATGGACTTTGCGAGCGGAGTTTCTCCAGACCGCCATTGAACCGTTTCATCGCCTCATTGACCTACTGACGCGAGTGGGTCGGCATGAAGATGCGTTGGAGTTCAGCGAACGGATGCGGGCACAAATGCTTTTAAGCGCCCTCCAAAATACTCCGCCGCCGACGGAAACGCTGCTGACCGAATCGGAGCGGACAACTTACCGCCAACTGCAACAGCGCATCGCTGCGTTGGAAGCGCAAATTATTGCCGAAACGGGGCGCCAAGAGCGGGGTAGCGAGCGATTGCGCGCTCTGCAAAAAGCCTTAGAGTCTGCCCGAGCGGAAGCCGACCGGTTGCGCGACCTTGCTCAGCTGCGGCGCATCGGGCTGGCACCGGCGGCGAAAGGTGTTTACCCTCCTGTCTTGCCTGTCCTCGCTCAGCGGTTGCCCTCGGACTACGCTGCCCTTGCGTGGGTGGTGACGAAGGAACGCACTTGGGCGTTCGTCGTCACGCGCAACGCCAAAGGTGTTCAGGTCATTGCACACCCTATCCCCATCAACGCCGATATCCTCTCGGAAGATGTGCTTTGGTTGCGTGACAGTCTGTTGCAGCGGCGTCCTGTCGCCGTTACTTTGCACCGCCTCTATACCCTGTTGATCGCTCCCCTTGAGCCTTATCTTCGGGGTAAGCGGCGTCTTATCATCGTGCCGGATGGCATTTTATTTGCGCTGCCGTTCCAAGCCCTGACTGACGCTCAAGGCACTTACATGGCGGAGCGGTGGGTCATCTCCTACGCCCCTTCGCTGCGGTGGCTCACCTTCCCCTTACCAGCACCGACTCACTACGCCATCCGGTGGACAGGGTTGGGCATCGCTCAGTGGCGGTCGCCTTTGAGCCCCTTGCCTTTCGCCCGCCGCGAGGTGACTGCCATCGCCAAAGCGATGAGGGCAGGTAAGGCGACCGTTCGCGTCTTGTTGGACGCTGAAGCGACAAAAGCGCAGGCATTGGAGGCGTTGCAGACGAGCCGCTGGGTGCACTTTGCGACTCACGCTATCTTAGAGCCTGAGCGGGCGTTTTACTCTCGGCTATTGCTGGCACCTTCTGACAGTGACAACGCCCTGCGCGCTTACGAGGTGCTGCAGATGGGACGAGTCGCTGCCGAAATGGTCGTCCTATCGGCATGTGACACGGGGCAAGGACGCGTGGTGCGGGGTGAAGGGCTGCTTGGGTTAGCGTGGGCGTTTCTGGCAGCAGGCGTTCGCACTTTGGTCGTCAGCCAGTGGCAAGTTAACGACGCCTCCACGGCGTTTTTGATGGTCAACTTCTACCGCAATCTTTCGGCAGGGATGCGTGCCAGCGATGCCTTACGAAGAGCTCAACTGACTGCCCTTCGTGACCCGGCCTTTGCCCATCCTTTTTATTGGGCTCCGTTTATCGTTTTAGGACAGTTGTGACGCGGTGCGGACAGCGTATATTCCTAACGCGCCGTGCACTGCGTTCGCAACGCAAGGGTGATCGTCCCCTCAAGTTAATGCGGTCTCCCTAACTTGTCTCCGCCCTCAGATCACAATTGAACCTAAATTAATTTGCTTGCTCCCTATTCACATTGCTTTATCCATCGCTGTAAACTCGCTGCGTAACTTTGCTGAAAGGAGGTTGCCTAACGATGGGACGGCTCACTGCGTTGGTGCTGCTGGGGCTGTTAGGGCTTTTGTTGTTGACCGGTTGTGGTGGTTCCTCCCTTTCGCCTGTTAGTCCTACCCCTTCTCAAACCCAACAGCCAAGCCCCCAACGGGGAACAACTCAAGGTGGTTACGGCGGCAGTTTTATCGGTGGTTAGGGGGTAGTCACACCGCTGCCGCCTCTCGCCAGCCAATTGGGGCGCATAAATGCCCCCCGAATGGCAAGGGTGGGGAAGGCTTGACGAGGTGGTCAGTCGCCGCTAATATTTAAGCGAACCTTAGCGGCGACAGGGGTTGTCCGCCTGCTCGCCGGAGTGTGGGTGACGCTGATGCGATTCAGGGCACTGCTGCAGGCAGTGCGCGAGCGCTGGGAGCAGGACCAACGGTGGTATGCCCTTGCTATTGCGGGGGGCATTGCCCTTCTTTTTGTCGCTTTAATGGCACCGATTTTGGTGCGGGTGGAACTTTTATCGTTGGATTGGCGGTTTCGTGTCCGTGAATGGATGGGGCAATCGCCTGCATGGTCGTCGGATTTGGTGTTGGTCGCTATAGATGAGGCATCCGCGAAAGACTTGCGGGTGAAAATTCCGACCCCCCGTGACTATTTGGCGCAGTTAGTTGACCGCCTTGCAGCTTACCGCCCCCGTGTCATCGGGATTGATATTTTGTTGGACCGCCCGACAGAGCCTTACGCTGACCGCCAACTGGCTCGTGCGCTTCAGCGGGCGGGCACAGTTGTGCTCCCCTTCCAAGCGACGGGGGAAGCTCCTCCACTGCTACCCATGTATCAACGGGTCGCGGCGGCGACGGGGTTCGCTGAAGTCCGTCCAGACCCAGATGCGGTGACCCGCCGTTTCTCCCTGTTTCGTTGGGTAAACGGACGATGGACGCCCTCATTTGTCGCTGCCCTTTACCGTGCAGCGACAAAGCAACCTGCTTCGGCACTGGGTTTGAACGACCCTGTACTCATCAACTATAGAGGCAACGCCTCGTTTCCATCACCCTTTCCCGCCCGTAACTTTTTTACTGACCCGCCACCGCCCCGAGAGTTTTTTGAAGGGAAGATCGTCCTCATCGGCGTCACGCACGCAGACACACGGGACAGTTACTTTTTAACGCCGCTCTCCTTCGGTCTCGGTGAAGGACGCCGCCGCTTTACGACGGGTGTACACATTGTCGCCCACGCTCTCAACACACTATTAACTCGTCAACTCCTCCACGAACCGCCCACATGGTTTGTAGGCTTTCTCACCGTGCTCCTCGCCGCTGGCACTTTCGTCGGCTTAACAAGGTGTCACCCAGGTTGGGGTGCTTGCGTAGCGATAGGTGAACTGGCAGGGGTCATGGTGTTAGTGACAGCGGCTTTCATTTGGGGCGCATGGGTGTTGCCTCTCACGCCGTTCGTCATCGCTGTCGTCGCCAGTTACTTGGGCGCCTTCCTGCACCACTTCCTGTGGACGCGTAAGGTGCTTAAAACCGCTGAAGAGCGCATGGTGCAGGTGGAAAAAATGCACGCCCTTGCGGAATTAGCCGGCGGTATTGCCCACGATGTCCGTAATGCCCTCGCTCCCGCTCTGGTGACGACGGATTTTTTGTTAGAAGAGGTCACGGATCCTGAATGGCAGATGCACCTAAGGACTGTTCGGCGAGGCATTGACGATGCGATCACGATTGTCAATCGGTTGCGGCTCTTCGGTAAGCCAGCCAGCGAGCAGCAGGTTCTACTGCCCATCAACATTAACGAACTCGTCATGGACACCGTCGCTTTCACCCACGCCAAGTGGTATCACGAACCCCGCCGTCGGGGTGTGGAAGTGAAAGTGCAGACTCACCTATCGCCGCACCTGCCTCCCGTGTTGGGCAACCCTGTGGAACTGCGTCAGGTGTTGGTCAATCTGATTTTCAACGCGGTAGAGGCGATGCCGCAAGGCGGCACGCTTACCATCCGCACCTTTGCCGAGAACAGGCAGGTCGGTATCGCCGTGCAAGACACCGGCATCGGAATGAGCCCAACCGTCAAAAAACGCCTGTTTGAACCTTTCTTTACGACAAAAGGCGAACGCGGCACTGGGTTAGGGTTGAGCATCTGCTACGGGATCGTTTTGCGCCATCGGGGTGCCATTGATGTGGAGAGTGAAGAGGGGAAGGGCACGACCTTCATTGTGCGGCTCCCTGCCGCCTCGCCCGTTGAAAGCACTACAGAACAGGTAGTCGCTCAATTGCCACCTTTGCGCATTTTGCTCATTGATGATGACGAAACGGGCAGTGCTGCACTTGCCGAAGTGCTCCGCCGCGCCGGCCATAAAGTGGACATTGCCTTAAGTGGGCGTGACGCTCTGCAACGCTACCATCCGCACGGTTATGAAGTCGTCATCGTGGATTGGTTGATGCCGGGCATGAACGGGTTGGAAGTCGCCCGGGCGATTCGGGAATTGTCCCCCCATCAACCCGTTATCTTGAGCACTGCGTGGGAAGCGCAATTGAGTGCAGTGCCGTCAGGTTTGGTGGACGCTGTGATCGCCAAACCTTGGACGAACGAGAGTTTATTAGCCGCGCTCAAACAAGCGCTGGCTGCCCAACGGGCAGTTTAGCTTCTCGGGAGGTTGATGCACATGTGCCGCTGGGGTGTTCTCGTCCTCGTCGGCGGGCTGGTCACACTGTTGGGTGTAGCGTCAGGAACGGAGCCGGCTGGTGTGTTGGTAGAAGCGCAGGGGCAAGTCCAAATTCGTCGCGCTCGCACAGCGCGTTGGTTTGCGGCACGGGTCAACATGCCGTTGTATTCGGGTGACACCGTGCGGGTCGGTCATGACAGCCACGCTGCCATCTGGTTCCCTGACGGAACACTGCGGCGTTTGAAAGCCGGCGCCCGTTGGACTGTCCAGAAACAAAATAAGCAGCGCCCCTGCATGTGGCAAGAACTGTGGGTGTCCCTCCGCCACCGGTTCCGCCCAACACCGGAAAAGTCACTCACTGCCGTTGCAGCTGCCCGCACTTGGCTCAAGACGAACAAGGCTGGATTGATTGCCCTTGCGCCCCGCAACTCGCGGGTGCTTGACAGCCGCCCCCAATTTGACTGGCAACCAGTGCCTGGCGCACAAGGCTACCGAATCACCATCGGCTTCTTTGACGCTGCACCGGCGACTTGGGAAACAATCGTTAAAAGTCCGCCGTTTCGTTATCCTTCCGATGCGCCGACGCTGACGCCCGGTAAGGTCTATCTGTGGAAAGTGGAAGCCATCGGGGCAACGGGGGGCGACAGCGCTTGGTTTACTGTCGTCCCACCTGCAGAAGCGCGGGATATCTGCTTTACCCTGCAACGACTCCGCCAGCAAGGCATTAACCCCTCCGCATATGCCGTAATGGCGGCGAGTTTTTTGAGGAGTCGTCAGTGCTATAGCGACGGCATCCACCTAATCTGGCAAATACTGGGGCGATCGCCCCAGGACCCTGCCGTCCAAACGGCGCTCGCCGAACTTTACGACTTAGTAGGGTTGAGCGGTCACCCAGCGCCCATCAACCCCGTCCCCTCCCTTTAAGGCGCGGCGGGCAAAAGAATCCGAACGGGGGCGTTGTTAGGACCGACCAAGTAACGCTCCTGACCGTCAGGCAGCATCAAGGAGACGCCATGGACACCGACGGCGCCCTCCACTGTTCTTTGAACGCCTGTTAGATTGTCCCGCACTTGCAACCAAAGGAAATGATCGCTAGGCCAAGGCGGTCCCAGCCCGTGAGGTAAAGTGGGGATTTTCAGCGTCATCTTGCCCTCCACCCGTGTGCGACTAAGGACGCGCTTATCGCCTGGGTGAAAAAGGCGCATGACTGTTACTTCCACGCCCGCCGGTTCCTCCCGCCCGTCGGGGCGGCGCCGCACGAACTCTATCGGGACGACCGTCTCATGGGGCGCTAAAGTGAAAGAAACGGTTTCTACTGGCAAATTCGCCGGCAGTTCGTGGAAGGTCCACACGGCGGTTGCCCGCGCATTACGGCAATCCCAGTCGGGGCGCTCAGCGAGCGTTTGCCAGAAGGCGCCAAAACCACCGAAAGCGAAGGGACGGAGCAGCACAGTAGTGCCTGAGGCATCTGTCTCTCCCTCCGCCACTTTCCACCGCCAATGCGAGTCTGGACGATCGCTCAGGCAATAAAAGACAGCGACATGGGTGCCCGCCAACGGGCGGTATCGGAACTCATACCTCAACTCGGGTGGTAACAGTTCGTGCACGCGCACCTTAACGGCTTGCACCATCGGCGTGAGCACACCCGTTAGGAACGCCAACGATTCCTTACCCCGATCTGTCGTGATGTTGACTTCATGCAGGGCGCCGAAAGGTGACCACGCTATTTCCCTATGCCCCCAGATCACCGACCAGACCAGTCGTTCATCTTCGCCTTCGCTTTTCAGCGACCAACGGGGTTGAAGGGGAACGGTCAAGGTTAATTCGTTCGTCGGGTTTACTGCGGCACGCACCAATGAGACGCTTTTGCGCTCACCGATTTGGTGGGTCACTACCTGCAACCGTTGAAGACGCCGGCTGCCGTCGGTCGTTCGGACGACAAAAAAGGCTTCTGCAGGCGCGAACAATGTCAACGCTGCCAATTGGGTAGGCGAGAACCTAACAGCAATCCCTTCACCCTTTTGAGCCGCTAAAGGGGCGGGCATCATCGGCACTTCGGTGAAGCGGACCTCGCCAGCCGCGAAAAGTTGAAGCCCGCCCCGCACCGCCGCTTTGAGCCAGAGCCACCGATCCCCTTCACGGAGAGCGAACCATCCGTCGGGCGGGCAGAAGTCGGGCAAGTGAACGGACTTGCCCCATTGCCAGCGCCGATCGCCCACCTTGACGATGGCTTCAGTGTCTGTCCGCTGCCAATGCAGGTGCACTGTCGCACCGAACCACGCCGTTAACTGATCCCGATAGCGGGCTATCAAGTTGGGTCGGTCAGACGGGACGGTGATGACAAAGGTTTTCTGATCCCGCCACCAAAGATGCCCCGGCGCTTGCACAGATACCGTCAATCCCGCATGCTTCCACTCCAGTGTCAATCCCGCTAACCGTCCTCCGCTTTCCGCATGGATATGCACCTTTGGTCCTTCGTCGGCGTGAACGAGTAGAGTAGGTGTCACTGGTTGAGGAGACAGGAACTTTCGCAATTGCTCGCGCAATGACCCCGCTAGCGTTCTCAGCGCGTTTGCCCGTTGCGCTACGACTTCCCTGCGCTTT
It encodes the following:
- the cckA_5 gene encoding Sensor kinase CckA; amino-acid sequence: MTLMRFRALLQAVRERWEQDQRWYALAIAGGIALLFVALMAPILVRVELLSLDWRFRVREWMGQSPAWSSDLVLVAIDEASAKDLRVKIPTPRDYLAQLVDRLAAYRPRVIGIDILLDRPTEPYADRQLARALQRAGTVVLPFQATGEAPPLLPMYQRVAAATGFAEVRPDPDAVTRRFSLFRWVNGRWTPSFVAALYRAATKQPASALGLNDPVLINYRGNASFPSPFPARNFFTDPPPPREFFEGKIVLIGVTHADTRDSYFLTPLSFGLGEGRRRFTTGVHIVAHALNTLLTRQLLHEPPTWFVGFLTVLLAAGTFVGLTRCHPGWGACVAIGELAGVMVLVTAAFIWGAWVLPLTPFVIAVVASYLGAFLHHFLWTRKVLKTAEERMVQVEKMHALAELAGGIAHDVRNALAPALVTTDFLLEEVTDPEWQMHLRTVRRGIDDAITIVNRLRLFGKPASEQQVLLPININELVMDTVAFTHAKWYHEPRRRGVEVKVQTHLSPHLPPVLGNPVELRQVLVNLIFNAVEAMPQGGTLTIRTFAENRQVGIAVQDTGIGMSPTVKKRLFEPFFTTKGERGTGLGLSICYGIVLRHRGAIDVESEEGKGTTFIVRLPAASPVESTTEQVVAQLPPLRILLIDDDETGSAALAEVLRRAGHKVDIALSGRDALQRYHPHGYEVVIVDWLMPGMNGLEVARAIRELSPHQPVILSTAWEAQLSAVPSGLVDAVIAKPWTNESLLAALKQALAAQRAV
- the ycf3_2 gene encoding Photosystem I assembly protein Ycf3; its protein translation is MLATVEPSQRYPSKAWQIVSLSLMLSAFPIAALAADAAALYWRLDVLVAQGRRTDAQRLAQANRTVAVKVWANLVFDGLEDNLTQDPAPLSPHAAAVRQLLSEALPNDCPQALTDAVDAPTVGQKPLLSLQNPVAEAVQQFLTAHRSPPNEQIARWREVVQKCAALDVDLGLAISLHRLAWAERTTGSLTLAHAYARQAYTLLEGWHHFAKLPRFLNTLGVIAIQQGDYREAEQFLLDGLKQAEALSNRRWQIACLNNLSILYTRIRNYEAALRAAMQALALVSDQETPAVKARVLNNLGNLYRRLGDFEQALHYLRQALALAQNVGDRALQAETLYLLGMALRDKGDTEDALKTLQEVLHIRKELGDLLGQLELLNDIGDTLAKQGRLHEARERFETALRLAEEADHNISKAWTLFNLGAVYDELGDYQRSLKFSRKALALWQQIGDLWFTSWCWKNIGDAYKHLAERAADDQRSQYRSQALDAYLRSVQLIERIHRRSGAWTLRAEFLQTAIEPFHRLIDLLTRVGRHEDALEFSERMRAQMLLSALQNTPPPTETLLTESERTTYRQLQQRIAALEAQIIAETGRQERGSERLRALQKALESARAEADRLRDLAQLRRIGLAPAAKGVYPPVLPVLAQRLPSDYAALAWVVTKERTWAFVVTRNAKGVQVIAHPIPINADILSEDVLWLRDSLLQRRPVAVTLHRLYTLLIAPLEPYLRGKRRLIIVPDGILFALPFQALTDAQGTYMAERWVISYAPSLRWLTFPLPAPTHYAIRWTGLGIAQWRSPLSPLPFARREVTAIAKAMRAGKATVRVLLDAEATKAQALEALQTSRWVHFATHAILEPERAFYSRLLLAPSDSDNALRAYEVLQMGRVAAEMVVLSACDTGQGRVVRGEGLLGLAWAFLAAGVRTLVVSQWQVNDASTAFLMVNFYRNLSAGMRASDALRRAQLTALRDPAFAHPFYWAPFIVLGQL